Sequence from the Patagioenas fasciata isolate bPatFas1 chromosome 36, bPatFas1.hap1, whole genome shotgun sequence genome:
ccccaaaccctgaatcccTGAacctcctgaccccccaaacctctgaaccccaaaccccctgaaccccaaaccctgaaccccaaacctctGAACCcccaaccctgaaccccaaaccctgaaccccaaaccctgaaccccaaaccctgccccccgccccccagGGTGTACCCCCCGTTTGCCGCCCGCCTGGAGACCCTGCAGGACGGACCTGAGGACGAGCGGCTGCGAGGTGGGACCCCAACTGACCCCCAACTgaccccccaaactgaccccCCCAAAAGTGCCCCCCCCAGTCCAAccagtgtcccccccccccagaacTGGCCAAACTGGGAGCGGAGCTGCTGCTGTGCCGGGCGGACGAGACCGCGCTGCTCCAggtgggggggcttgggggggttttggggctcagggggtttggggggctgggggtgttgAGGggctcagggggtttgggggggtcaggatgttggggggctgggggtgttgagggctcagggggttttggggggtcaggtttgggggtctgggggtgttggggggctgggggtttgggggggtcagggggttgggggctcagggggtttggggggctgggaGTGTTTGGGGgctcggggtttgggggggtcaggggtttggggggttgggggggttaggggggctcgaggggtttggggggctcaggggatttggggggtcagggggtttggggtctgctgggggtgctgctggggggtttggggggtcagggggtttgggggctcagggggtttggggtctgctgggggtgctgctggggggtttggggggctggtgACGTCACCCTTGCCCCCCCAGGGCACGGCCCCCCCCGAGCGGCAGCTGCAGTTCATCGCGGACCTGCTGGACGCGGCCCCCCCGCCCGGGGCCGGCAGCGGGGgctcccccaggagcaggtgcggggacccaggcgtccgggtgccccccCCACCACCTAGGGGTCACAGCCCCCCCATTGGGGTCAAACCCACCCCCCCGGGGTCACAGCCCCCCCATTGGGGTCAAACCCACCCCCCCGGGGTCACAGCCCCCCCATTGGGGTCAAACCCACCCCCCGGGGTCACAGCCCCCCCATTGGTGTCACAGCTCCTCCCCCGGGGTCACAGCCCCCCCATTGGGGTCAAACCCACCCCCCCGGGGTCACAGCCCCCCCGTTGGGGTCAAACCCACCCCCCGGGGTCACAGCCCCCCCATTGGGGTCACAGCCCCTCCCCTGGGGTCACAGCCCCTCATTGGTGCCCCCCCCCTCATTGATGTCCCCCCTCCCATTGGTGCATTGGTGTCCCCCCCCATTGATGcccccccccattgatccccccccCATTGCTGCCCCCCATTGGCCCCCCAGCCACTCCACCCTGAGCCGCAGCCGCCAGCTCCTGCACGAGGTGCTGGAGACCCCCGAGGGGGGGGCGGCCCTGAGGACCCCGCCCCTCCCCAAGCTGCCCCTGGATGGCACCTGCAGCCCCCCCAGGTGAGtctgggggacccccccactgaccccccaccccgaccccccccccccccactgaccccccccccgacccctcccccccccactgaccccccaccccgacccccccccccccactgacccccccactgaccccccccccaccccccaggagAGCCCCCCGCTCGCTGCCGGCGCTGGAGGCGGCGCTGGGGGGGGCACAGCGGgacctggagctgctggaggcgCAGGTgaggggggcaggaggggcacAGACCCCCCCATTCCTCCCtgttcccccccattccccgggAGGGGTCACATCCCCCCCATTCGCCCCCATTCCCCGGGAGGGGTCACATCCCCCTGCCCCCCTCTCTCCACAGAGCCCCGagctgggggggtccccgggcgccccccgcccgctgctgcggctgctgggGGTGGCCGGGGGGGACCTGGGGGCGCTGGCCACGGCgttcggggcgggggggctgtGGGACGCCCAGGGGGGGCCCGGCGGGGGGGGGCGCCCCGGCCACGCCCCCTGCGGCCCCCTGGCCCCCCCCGCGCACCGGGGGCTGCGGACGCTcgtgcaggtggggctggggtCCCTGCGCCAcggggggtgggggctggggggtccctgtgccgtggggggtgggggctggggggtccctgcgccatggggggtgggggctggggggtccctgtgccgtggggggtgggggctgggggtccctgtgccgtggggggtgggggctggggggtccctgtgccgtggggggtgggggctgggggtccctgtgccgtggggggtgggggctggggggtccctgtgccgtggggggtgggggttggggggtccctgtgccgtggggggtgggggctctggggggtccctGCGCCAcggggggtgggggctggggggtccctgcgccacgggggtgggggctggggggtccctgtgccgtggggggtgggggctctggggggtccctgtgccgtggggggtgggggctggggggtccctgtgctgtggggggtgggggctggggggtccctgtgccgtggggggctctggggggtccctgtgccgtggggggtgggggctctgtggggtccctgtgccgtggggggtgggggctggggggtccctgtgccgtggggggctctggggggtccctggcCCCCATAGAAtcttggggggtccctgggcccCATAGGAGGgtgtggggggtccccatgccccatgggaaggtttggggggtccccatgccccatgGGGGGTTTGAGGGGTCCTGTGGGTTGGGATGGGTCCCCGtgccccatggagcatttggggtccctgtgccccatgggtggtttggggggtccccatgccccatggagcatttgggggtccctgtgccccgtgGGAAGCTTTGGGGGTCCCCTGCCCCATGGGGGGTTTGAGGGGTCCCGTGGGTTGGGAGGGGTCCCCGTGCCCCATGGGAacgtttgggggtccctgtgccccatgGGTGGTTTGGGGGCTcctgtggggggtttgggggtccctgtgcaccgtgggggggtttgaggggtcccatggggggttggggggtcccatggggaatttgggggtccctgtgccccatggagggttggggggtcccatgggtgggttgggggtcccatggggaatttgggggtccctgtgccccatggagggttggggggtcccatggggggttggggggtcccatggggaatttgggggtccctgtgccccatggagggttggggggtcccatgggtgggttgggggtccccatgccccgtgggcggtttgggggtcccatggggggtttgggggtccatgggggtttgggggggtccctgtgccccgtgggcggtttgggggtcccatggggggtttgggggtccatgggggtttgggggggtccctgtgccccatggggggtttgggggtcccatggggggtttggggctccatggggggttggggggtccctgtgccccgcggggggtttgggggtctcatgggggtttgggggggtccctgtgccccgcgggggtttgggggtcccatggggggtttgggggggtccctgtgccccatggggagtttgggggtcccttggggggtttgggggtccccgtgctcaccccgtgtccccagcgcctGCAGGGGGTGGCCCAGATGAGGGACACGGTGGCCAAGGTGACGCAGCAGGGGGCGGACCCCCCCCATCGCACCCTGGGTGAgtcaccccaaaacctggggggggctggggggtttgggggtcaccccatcgcaccctgggggggtcaccccaaaacctggggggggctggggggtttggggtcaccccATCGCACCCTGGGTGAgtcaccccaaaacctgggggggggctggggggtttggggtcaccccATCGCaccctgggggggtcaccccaaaacctggggggggctggggggtttgggggtcaccccATCGCacactgggggggtcaccccaaaacctgggggggggtggggg
This genomic interval carries:
- the HAUS7 gene encoding HAUS augmin-like complex subunit 7, giving the protein MAAAAAAAALERLEALCCPAVSALPPLSPPAALQLLCAPSALRLRLLEWLCARVYPPFAARLETLQDGPEDERLRELAKLGAELLLCRADETALLQGTAPPERQLQFIADLLDAAPPPGAGSGGSPRSSHSTLSRSRQLLHEVLETPEGGAALRTPPLPKLPLDGTCSPPRRAPRSLPALEAALGGAQRDLELLEAQSPELGGSPGAPRPLLRLLGVAGGDLGALATAFGAGGLWDAQGGPGGGGRPGHAPCGPLAPPAHRGLRTLVQRLQGVAQMRDTVAKVTQQGADPPHRTLGSRVAALQQRFGGDPGGAPQD